A region from the Lentisphaera profundi genome encodes:
- a CDS encoding helix-turn-helix domain-containing protein, giving the protein MRHNVPPPPLRDITVGHFSLHQAYTCYREEGTQDWQLLIHHKGKGVFHHQQGDLFMEGLECVLLPPRIAHDYGLPEEGGHWAAYWAHFIPRPHWLSFLQWNEVRDGLFYFKIPNQELYDMIINLIQEAIDLVQEEVAFSEQLAMNRLEEILIRIARVQQDLEHSGLDQRIVGAVRYIQANYSRSITLPILAARASISEAAFCRLFKKEMGKSPINYVEHIRITHACHFLSTTTHSIKDITFLLGFSSKSHFCARFKKYNNMTPLEYRRNALPLDNSLEA; this is encoded by the coding sequence ATGCGTCACAATGTTCCGCCACCCCCATTGAGGGATATAACTGTGGGTCACTTTAGCCTTCATCAAGCCTATACTTGTTACCGTGAAGAAGGGACACAAGACTGGCAATTATTGATTCATCACAAAGGCAAAGGAGTTTTCCATCACCAGCAGGGTGATTTATTTATGGAAGGCTTGGAATGTGTTTTATTACCGCCTCGAATTGCTCATGATTATGGTTTGCCCGAAGAGGGTGGCCATTGGGCAGCGTACTGGGCTCATTTTATTCCGCGTCCCCATTGGTTGAGTTTCTTGCAATGGAATGAAGTGAGGGATGGACTATTTTATTTTAAAATTCCCAATCAAGAACTCTATGATATGATTATTAATTTGATCCAAGAGGCGATTGATTTAGTTCAAGAAGAAGTGGCTTTTTCGGAGCAATTGGCAATGAATCGCCTAGAGGAGATTTTGATCCGCATTGCACGGGTCCAACAAGATTTAGAGCATTCGGGACTCGATCAAAGAATAGTAGGTGCAGTACGGTATATTCAGGCTAACTATAGCAGGAGTATTACTTTGCCCATTTTAGCCGCACGAGCGAGTATCTCAGAAGCTGCATTTTGCCGCTTGTTTAAAAAAGAAATGGGCAAGAGTCCGATTAATTATGTGGAGCATATTCGCATTACTCACGCTTGTCATTTTTTGAGTACAACCACTCATAGTATCAAAGATATTACCTTTCTGTTAGGCTTTAGTTCTAAGAGTCATTTTTGTGCTCGTTTTAAAAAATACAATAATATGACGCCTTTGGAGTATCGCAGAAATGCACTTCCATTAGACAATAGTCTCGAGGCTTAA
- a CDS encoding transporter substrate-binding protein — MDFDGRISLNGEQIKKHRLKQCLSRDMFSSKSQQMGCYLSVSTLKRAEAGSKIYYRTAQDIASILKVSLDELKKISTTQPETQTAITVLSRDEQIHRASSTLGRVKSEHKGSIIFIQGEPGIGKSHFIHRVTEQAKELGFINFRLPIYDGVTSKRQILQDLIRKFIDHSNTNTLKCSKCHNKIINYDENYNYTQCLECFTLRTRLNEKEKTTLFILFGKTAHKDKPITYKETQINELNLLFSLIKNLDEPINIILEDIHWASTEIISIIQNLTHEARYYPLILILSSRLINSPLYQIWNNTVLNTPLELFNLCPLNKHELSEMIDDNKKISRKTQETYIDLSNGNPLFFRFLLEMQAKQSDCKLPNTLNSLVKQQLSLLSHPQIYFLRYTSALGHEFDLTEVEQIPQIQKLNLTRLIEYNFFVKKGNNIYEFHHDLIRQSIYQNMPEEVKIKIHDSAALFYQNKDQTKLALHLRKAKKIYQAKEAIRKLALCLYEKHDYSEALNQVDIALALPGEKNLYSLYYMKGVLLKILDLPAKATQYLKKALRQSNTNQKKLQIHLELTEIYAVNQRFKLSHDFLSKAKSFLSGAESDEDRSNIEKYTTYLKKCTYSLNSNLQKINYQQSQAFKTSIQNFNDLPRLSTKSELKKDHKVALLHSTSGFLKEHEEGVLKASIMAFDEINKNGGLLDHQITYEIFDGQSNEHIFRKQAKNIIYNHHLTSIFGCSTSPTRKQVKTIVEDSNNLLIYPFHYEGLESSENIIYTGPTSSLQASPIIDWLFDIIKPHSFYFIGSDYIYPVVTNEILKDSISIYKGDLIGEDYLPIGATDFQNIINKLQDTKPDVIILTLASVESNKAFLKQYHESTYAQKNNTIIVSLVLSDSDIIHIPIDHCRGIYGIFSYFQNNNIYSNDDFIQSFKLKYGKNERVGGYMESAYVGVKLWAKAIQKCQSFEPNKITQAIKGLSYYGPGGIAYIDEENQHIWRHTHIAQVGSDGEFHIKWSSEQPTPPTPYPLSRPESEWNTFLQKSKARWDGGWGI; from the coding sequence ATGGATTTTGACGGTAGAATAAGCCTTAATGGCGAACAAATAAAAAAACACCGATTAAAACAATGCCTAAGTCGAGATATGTTTTCATCCAAAAGCCAACAGATGGGTTGTTACTTATCTGTTTCAACTTTAAAAAGAGCTGAGGCTGGAAGTAAAATTTATTATCGTACGGCTCAAGACATTGCCTCTATTTTAAAAGTCAGCTTAGATGAACTGAAAAAAATAAGTACCACACAGCCAGAAACCCAAACTGCAATAACCGTATTATCCAGAGATGAACAAATCCATAGAGCATCCTCTACTCTAGGCCGAGTAAAATCAGAACACAAAGGTAGTATCATTTTCATCCAAGGTGAACCAGGGATTGGAAAGTCTCACTTCATACATAGGGTCACAGAACAAGCTAAAGAATTAGGATTTATCAATTTCCGACTTCCTATTTATGATGGAGTGACAAGCAAAAGGCAAATCCTTCAAGATTTAATTCGAAAATTCATCGATCACTCCAACACTAACACCTTAAAATGTAGTAAATGTCATAACAAAATAATTAATTATGATGAGAACTATAATTATACCCAGTGCTTAGAATGTTTTACACTCAGAACAAGACTGAACGAAAAGGAAAAAACAACTTTATTCATACTGTTTGGCAAAACTGCTCACAAAGACAAGCCAATCACTTACAAAGAAACTCAAATAAACGAATTAAATTTGCTTTTCTCATTAATCAAAAATCTTGATGAACCTATAAATATTATACTTGAAGACATTCATTGGGCTTCGACAGAAATCATAAGTATCATACAGAATCTAACTCATGAAGCACGGTATTATCCGCTAATACTCATCCTATCCAGTCGATTAATCAACAGCCCATTATATCAAATCTGGAATAATACCGTCCTTAACACTCCTTTGGAATTATTTAATCTTTGCCCTCTGAATAAACACGAATTAAGTGAAATGATCGATGACAATAAAAAAATCTCAAGAAAAACCCAAGAAACATATATAGACCTTTCGAACGGCAACCCTCTGTTTTTTAGATTTTTATTAGAAATGCAAGCCAAACAAAGCGACTGTAAATTACCAAATACCTTAAACTCCTTAGTTAAGCAACAACTATCTCTACTAAGCCATCCACAAATATACTTTTTACGCTACACATCAGCACTAGGTCACGAGTTTGATCTCACTGAAGTAGAGCAGATTCCCCAAATACAAAAACTCAATCTAACTAGACTAATAGAATACAATTTTTTTGTAAAAAAAGGCAACAACATCTATGAGTTCCACCATGATTTGATACGACAAAGCATCTATCAAAACATGCCCGAAGAAGTCAAAATCAAGATTCACGATTCGGCTGCCTTGTTCTATCAAAATAAAGATCAAACAAAGCTAGCATTACATTTGCGCAAAGCTAAAAAAATATACCAGGCGAAAGAGGCTATAAGAAAACTGGCTCTCTGCCTATACGAAAAGCACGATTACTCTGAGGCTCTGAATCAAGTGGACATTGCCTTAGCACTTCCTGGTGAAAAAAATCTATACTCATTATATTATATGAAGGGCGTTCTTCTTAAAATTCTTGACCTGCCAGCTAAAGCTACTCAATACCTTAAAAAGGCATTACGTCAATCAAACACTAATCAAAAGAAACTACAAATACACCTAGAACTTACCGAGATCTATGCGGTAAATCAACGTTTTAAACTTTCGCATGATTTTTTATCAAAAGCAAAAAGCTTTTTATCTGGAGCAGAAAGTGATGAGGATAGAAGCAATATAGAAAAATATACTACTTACCTAAAAAAATGTACCTACTCACTAAATAGCAATCTACAAAAAATCAACTATCAACAGTCTCAAGCCTTTAAAACCAGCATTCAAAATTTTAATGATTTACCTAGGCTTAGCACAAAAAGTGAACTTAAAAAAGATCATAAAGTCGCTTTACTACACTCTACCAGTGGTTTTTTAAAGGAACACGAAGAAGGGGTGCTCAAAGCCTCTATCATGGCCTTTGATGAAATCAATAAAAACGGAGGACTATTAGATCATCAGATCACCTATGAGATATTTGATGGCCAATCAAATGAGCATATTTTTCGGAAACAAGCAAAAAACATAATCTACAACCATCACCTAACTAGTATTTTTGGTTGCTCTACTTCTCCAACTCGCAAACAGGTAAAGACAATAGTGGAAGACAGCAATAATCTGCTTATCTACCCCTTTCACTATGAAGGCTTAGAGTCATCAGAAAATATTATTTATACTGGCCCGACCTCCAGCCTCCAAGCTTCACCTATAATAGATTGGTTATTCGACATAATTAAACCCCATTCCTTCTATTTTATAGGTTCAGATTATATATATCCTGTAGTTACTAATGAAATATTAAAAGACTCAATAAGTATCTATAAGGGTGATTTAATTGGAGAAGATTATCTGCCTATTGGTGCTACAGATTTCCAAAATATCATTAATAAACTTCAAGACACAAAGCCTGACGTTATTATTTTGACTTTAGCTTCAGTTGAAAGCAACAAAGCTTTTTTAAAGCAATATCATGAGTCAACATACGCTCAAAAAAATAACACCATAATAGTATCCCTTGTGTTATCAGATAGTGACATCATCCACATACCCATTGACCATTGTCGAGGTATTTACGGAATCTTTAGTTACTTTCAAAATAACAATATCTATAGCAATGATGATTTCATACAAAGCTTCAAATTAAAATATGGCAAAAATGAAAGAGTTGGCGGTTATATGGAATCCGCTTACGTGGGCGTTAAACTTTGGGCTAAAGCTATACAAAAATGCCAATCTTTTGAACCCAATAAAATAACACAAGCAATTAAAGGCTTATCTTATTATGGGCCTGGAGGGATAGCATACATTGATGAGGAAAATCAACATATCTGGAGACACACACACATTGCTCAGGTTGGTAGTGATGGAGAATTCCATATTAAGTGGTCTTCAGAACAACCGACACCCCCTACCCCCTACCCCTTATCTAGACCTGAAAGTGAATGGAATACATTTCTACAAAAATCTAAAGCACGTTGGGATGGAGGCTGGGGAATATAA
- the nagB gene encoding glucosamine-6-phosphate deaminase: MEVIIQKDAQAATDLTARLICDAVQSKKDSVLGLATGRTMENLYSNIVKRYQAGEADFSRCATFNLDEYVGLAAEHTQSYRYYMNDLLFSKININLEETYLPNGVAPDLAEACQQYENKILDKGGIDIQLLGIGNTGHIGFNEPLSSLASRTREKALAPITLEQNGPLFDDPAEMPRRALTMGVGTILDAKKIILLATGKSKAKILAKAVEGPITSMISASALQLHPHCVIICDEDAAEELEGKEYYHRIFENEPEWQVYHSLS; this comes from the coding sequence ATGGAAGTTATTATACAAAAAGATGCGCAAGCCGCAACGGACCTTACCGCACGATTAATTTGTGATGCGGTACAATCTAAAAAAGATAGTGTGTTGGGCTTAGCGACTGGCCGGACAATGGAGAATTTATACTCCAATATCGTCAAAAGGTACCAAGCAGGGGAAGCCGATTTTTCTCGTTGTGCGACCTTCAATTTAGATGAGTACGTGGGTTTAGCCGCAGAGCATACACAGTCCTATCGTTATTACATGAATGATCTTTTATTTAGCAAAATAAATATCAATCTAGAAGAAACTTATTTACCCAATGGCGTAGCGCCGGATTTAGCTGAAGCTTGTCAGCAATATGAAAACAAAATTCTCGATAAGGGTGGTATTGATATCCAGTTATTAGGAATCGGCAATACGGGACATATTGGTTTCAATGAACCCTTATCTTCCCTTGCATCAAGAACGCGCGAGAAGGCTTTGGCACCAATTACTCTGGAACAGAATGGTCCTTTGTTTGATGATCCAGCCGAAATGCCACGCCGAGCTTTAACCATGGGCGTAGGAACGATTTTGGATGCTAAAAAAATCATCCTTTTAGCCACAGGTAAATCCAAAGCTAAAATTTTAGCCAAAGCAGTGGAAGGCCCGATTACCTCCATGATCTCCGCTTCGGCATTACAATTGCACCCCCACTGCGTCATTATCTGCGATGAAGATGCAGCAGAAGAACTCGAGGGCAAAGAATATTATCACCGCATATTCGAAAATGAACCCGAGTGGCAGGTCTATCACTCACTAAGTTAG
- a CDS encoding ROK family protein: MSLNIEQKITLDLDPAYRPAYLWNQAFRKKVSSEASVGFAMALAQSNGTVFTISEDILEHSDENKALNQQFVERFLKAMLWMVGGNQIHIAGPKELFETIKNTYSACGERKFDNELIGEKIYGSELEFIHCELADVPKSSGNAQSLGGYTDGCRVGFDLGGSDRKCSATIDGKVVHTEEVEWDPYFQNDPAWHLEGIKDSIRRAAAKLPRVDAIGGSAAGVYLDNQVKIASLFRGIPEEDFDSKVKNIFIDLKAEWDVPIVVVNDGDVTALNGAQSCGVTPCMGLAMGTSEAVGYVDKDAKITGWLNELAFAPVDYRENGPVDEWSGDEGCGVQFFSQQAVARLAPAAGLEFEKGMPFPEQLKEVQKLMKANDPRARKIYETIGAYLGYSIPHYGEFYEMDNLLILGRVTSGEGGEIILEKAREVLDLEFPELSKTVSFHIPNETDKRHGQAVTAASLAPIN; encoded by the coding sequence ATGAGTTTGAACATAGAGCAAAAAATCACTTTGGACTTGGATCCAGCATACCGTCCGGCCTATTTATGGAATCAGGCATTTCGAAAAAAAGTTTCTAGTGAAGCGAGTGTAGGTTTTGCCATGGCCTTAGCTCAAAGCAATGGCACGGTCTTTACCATTAGCGAAGATATTTTAGAGCATAGCGATGAGAACAAAGCGCTTAATCAACAATTTGTTGAGCGTTTTTTGAAGGCGATGTTGTGGATGGTGGGTGGCAATCAAATTCACATTGCTGGGCCCAAGGAATTGTTTGAGACAATCAAAAATACTTATTCAGCTTGCGGTGAGCGCAAATTTGATAATGAACTCATTGGTGAAAAGATTTATGGAAGTGAACTCGAGTTTATTCACTGCGAATTAGCAGATGTTCCCAAATCTAGTGGCAATGCTCAGTCTTTAGGTGGCTATACAGATGGTTGTCGCGTAGGATTTGACTTAGGCGGTTCGGATAGGAAGTGTTCTGCGACAATTGATGGTAAAGTTGTACATACCGAAGAAGTCGAATGGGACCCTTATTTCCAAAATGATCCAGCTTGGCATTTAGAAGGTATAAAAGATTCTATTCGCCGTGCAGCAGCAAAATTGCCACGGGTGGATGCCATTGGCGGTAGTGCAGCGGGTGTTTACTTAGATAACCAAGTGAAAATAGCCTCACTCTTTCGCGGTATTCCCGAAGAAGACTTTGATTCAAAAGTTAAAAATATCTTCATTGACCTTAAGGCAGAGTGGGATGTTCCAATTGTAGTGGTCAATGATGGCGATGTAACCGCACTCAATGGTGCTCAAAGTTGTGGAGTCACACCATGCATGGGTTTGGCAATGGGCACGAGTGAAGCAGTGGGTTATGTCGATAAAGACGCAAAAATCACTGGTTGGCTCAATGAACTAGCTTTTGCACCAGTAGACTACAGAGAAAATGGTCCTGTAGATGAATGGTCAGGTGACGAAGGTTGTGGCGTACAGTTTTTCTCTCAGCAAGCAGTAGCGCGTTTAGCACCTGCAGCCGGCTTAGAATTCGAAAAGGGAATGCCCTTTCCTGAGCAACTCAAAGAAGTTCAAAAATTGATGAAAGCCAATGATCCCCGAGCCCGTAAAATTTATGAAACTATAGGAGCTTACTTAGGCTATAGTATTCCTCATTACGGAGAATTTTACGAAATGGATAATTTATTGATTTTAGGTCGTGTTACTTCTGGTGAAGGCGGTGAAATCATTTTGGAAAAAGCGCGTGAAGTCTTAGATTTAGAATTTCCGGAATTATCAAAAACAGTGAGTTTCCACATTCCCAACGAAACTGATAAGCGTCATGGCCAAGCAGTAACAGCCGCCAGCTTAGCACCTATAAACTAG
- a CDS encoding prolyl oligopeptidase family serine peptidase, with product MNHFKLFLAVFCLISLMTQRDLLAAKKKSVKKGLASGLQVYEEQKMDGVSYRLMSPLNFDSSKKYPIIVSLHGAGGRGSDNRKQLKPWNAQLADEKIRSEYPAYVLAPQSTDLWDEADLKSVKAIIASMKNVDQDRIYVLGHSMGGHGTFIFIQLDQNYFAAAAPSAATGLKSTEKFIDAKKIKNIPIWTFHGEKDKTCPYAKVLVLFDELKSLDGNMKLTTWKDGNHGVSDKFIPGEEGSTSQVTSDDCDPEQDFLKWLFAQKLSDRKQQ from the coding sequence ATGAATCATTTTAAATTATTTTTAGCGGTATTTTGTCTTATTTCTTTGATGACTCAAAGGGATTTATTAGCAGCGAAAAAGAAGAGCGTAAAGAAAGGGTTGGCGAGTGGCTTACAAGTATATGAAGAACAGAAAATGGATGGAGTCTCTTATCGTTTGATGTCACCATTGAATTTTGATAGCAGTAAAAAATATCCGATCATTGTCTCTCTTCATGGTGCAGGGGGAAGGGGTAGCGATAATCGTAAACAACTCAAGCCCTGGAATGCTCAATTAGCGGATGAAAAAATTAGAAGTGAATATCCCGCTTATGTCTTAGCGCCTCAAAGTACGGACTTATGGGATGAGGCAGATTTAAAAAGTGTTAAAGCAATAATTGCGAGCATGAAAAATGTTGATCAGGACCGGATTTATGTCTTAGGTCACTCAATGGGTGGGCATGGCACCTTTATTTTTATTCAATTGGACCAAAACTATTTTGCCGCCGCGGCGCCTTCGGCAGCAACGGGGCTTAAATCCACAGAGAAATTTATAGATGCGAAGAAAATAAAGAATATTCCCATTTGGACTTTTCATGGTGAGAAGGACAAAACTTGCCCTTATGCAAAGGTACTCGTGCTTTTTGACGAGCTAAAAAGTCTTGATGGCAATATGAAATTAACGACTTGGAAAGATGGGAATCACGGAGTTTCGGATAAATTCATCCCCGGAGAAGAGGGCAGTACAAGTCAAGTGACAAGTGATGATTGTGACCCGGAACAGGATTTTTTAAAATGGCTCTTTGCACAGAAATTGAGCGACCGTAAGCAGCAATGA
- a CDS encoding PIG-L deacetylase family protein, giving the protein MEFIQAKASSYIPSGKDFDSALASTTHLAIVAHQDDTEILAYNGIAECFGKKDLNFSSVILSNGSGSPRTGNYAAFSDEEMQAIRRDEQNKAASLGNFSAQIQLAYPSSEIKDAANKNTVCELRKILETAQPEVVYLHNPADKHDTHVATMLRAIEAIRSLPKEQRPKKVYGCEVWRDLDWMMDDEKVVLPTDQYPHIAQALIAVFDSQVSGGKRYDLATVGRRVANATYFASHAVDSCDSMNFGMDLSPLIEDEDLSISEYVGAAIQRFQNDVANKLDAMS; this is encoded by the coding sequence ATGGAATTTATTCAAGCAAAAGCAAGTTCGTATATTCCCTCGGGAAAAGACTTTGATAGCGCACTCGCAAGTACGACTCATTTAGCAATCGTGGCTCACCAGGATGATACTGAAATTTTGGCCTACAATGGCATAGCAGAATGCTTTGGTAAAAAAGATCTGAATTTCAGTAGTGTTATTTTATCCAATGGTTCAGGTAGTCCACGCACGGGAAATTATGCCGCGTTTAGTGATGAAGAAATGCAGGCGATACGCCGTGATGAGCAGAATAAAGCTGCGAGCTTAGGTAATTTTTCAGCACAAATCCAACTGGCTTATCCGAGCTCAGAAATTAAGGATGCTGCCAATAAAAATACTGTTTGCGAACTGCGCAAAATTTTAGAGACGGCTCAGCCAGAAGTCGTTTACCTTCACAACCCTGCGGATAAGCACGATACCCATGTAGCGACCATGTTGCGTGCCATAGAAGCGATTCGTTCACTGCCCAAAGAGCAACGCCCAAAGAAAGTTTACGGCTGTGAAGTTTGGCGCGATTTAGATTGGATGATGGACGATGAAAAAGTTGTTCTTCCCACGGATCAATACCCGCATATTGCTCAAGCATTGATTGCGGTTTTTGATTCACAAGTGAGTGGTGGTAAACGCTACGATTTGGCGACAGTCGGACGTCGTGTTGCCAATGCTACTTATTTTGCCTCACACGCAGTAGATTCTTGTGATTCGATGAACTTTGGTATGGATTTAAGTCCTTTGATTGAAGATGAAGACTTATCAATCAGTGAGTATGTGGGCGCAGCGATTCAGCGCTTTCAAAACGATGTTGCCAATAAATTAGACGCGATGTCTTAG
- a CDS encoding PfkB family carbohydrate kinase has product MDTKKLLDSITTTEMHGLVGFDGFIDELYGLVKERDSEQDYKALKQMGEFADMVQNAVGKSANFEIIQKEVKAGGNGPIMANSLINLGLGLSYGGALGHPDIHPAFQDFSQLCSEVASVCDPARTMALEFNEGKLMLCQLNDLYQINRDKFRHFLSKHVSSAEFFCFLNWTELPNLNGIYELIVELLEAQKEILKRPCFIDLADFKRRSKSDLGYALELIKKMSAYLNIHLGLNWSEAQQLAQHLFADQDFSEHSLSDLAELLQNQLKLQAVCVHSHHQVAACDEKSYTVETLHVAEPKISTGAGDHFNAGYFRAVLEGLGLEQCLQLGVLNSAYYVSTGKTPGLTDLRTFTHH; this is encoded by the coding sequence ATGGATACTAAAAAATTACTTGATTCAATTACAACAACTGAGATGCATGGATTAGTTGGTTTTGATGGTTTTATTGATGAGCTCTATGGCCTAGTTAAAGAAAGGGATTCAGAGCAAGACTATAAAGCCTTGAAACAGATGGGCGAATTTGCGGATATGGTTCAAAATGCGGTTGGAAAATCGGCTAATTTTGAAATTATTCAAAAAGAGGTGAAAGCGGGCGGCAATGGTCCCATTATGGCCAATTCCCTCATCAATTTAGGCTTGGGTTTATCCTACGGTGGTGCACTTGGCCATCCCGATATTCACCCTGCCTTTCAAGATTTCAGTCAATTGTGCTCAGAAGTCGCCTCGGTATGTGATCCGGCGCGCACCATGGCATTAGAATTCAATGAAGGAAAATTGATGCTCTGTCAGCTCAATGATTTGTATCAAATCAATCGAGATAAGTTCAGGCATTTTTTGAGTAAACATGTGAGTTCAGCTGAGTTCTTTTGTTTTTTAAACTGGACTGAGCTGCCGAACCTTAATGGTATATATGAATTAATTGTAGAATTACTAGAAGCTCAAAAAGAGATCCTTAAACGTCCTTGTTTTATTGATTTGGCAGATTTTAAACGTCGCTCGAAATCAGATTTAGGCTATGCCCTTGAACTCATCAAAAAAATGTCAGCCTATCTTAATATTCATCTTGGACTCAATTGGTCTGAAGCACAACAGCTGGCACAGCATTTATTTGCAGATCAAGATTTCAGTGAACATTCCTTAAGCGATTTAGCAGAGCTCTTACAAAATCAATTAAAGCTCCAAGCGGTATGTGTACATTCACATCATCAAGTAGCTGCATGCGATGAAAAAAGCTATACAGTGGAGACACTTCACGTTGCGGAACCCAAAATCAGTACAGGCGCGGGAGATCATTTCAACGCGGGATATTTTCGTGCGGTATTAGAGGGTTTAGGTTTAGAGCAGTGCCTGCAATTGGGCGTCTTAAATAGTGCGTATTATGTCTCGACGGGTAAAACGCCAGGACTGACAGATTTAAGGACCTTCACTCACCATTAA
- a CDS encoding flavin monoamine oxidase family protein gives MSAENIFEDGQLVPTIEDLFPEPVKSETFVAWPYIDNLFDFTRVVGKDNNLGHIPNLKGKKVAVIGAGVGGMCAAYELSKCGVNVEVIEAGSRIGGRCWSQRFTNEDGSLSNVFAELGAMRIPLSQKTFWKYANEFNLKAGLSFPDPGKVRTKFFYDNKSYDWEPGSQAPGPFAKIAKDFEEWVNYLKSLLYKPFSKWQQLPNDKNLKELTRIWQHEFIDKYKDCSFFKAVSDKMQHWTKEDFKAFGALGVGSGGFGSLYPVNMLELARIILMQWEEEQQMFPSGVESLPNSFYTNAVEINGQKQTSLEDRSAVKFNTRVKNILYDEGSNKPIIVLDNDEHCLYDAVIVATTTRAMSYMGLSMPMKNTNSAIMSDDVKAAIRNLHITSSSKMFIRTRTKFWLNKDGSLKNNFPLTLMTDELPRAAYLMDYPETDEGVVVISYTWEDDSNKLQALPVDKRFEICREILYDVCPEWEGYLEPVNNEVLSIDWQNEQDYYGAFKLNYPGQEPDIHAAYFQFMSVLNKKLDKGVYIAGDSNSWSGGWIEGALHTGINAASAVVKRLGGELPPYNSFIQDPDMYCYDLSRKSTQLEKNNAFILT, from the coding sequence ATGTCAGCTGAAAATATTTTTGAAGATGGTCAATTAGTACCAACAATTGAAGATTTATTTCCGGAGCCTGTGAAGTCTGAGACTTTTGTTGCCTGGCCATATATTGATAATTTATTTGATTTTACGAGGGTTGTTGGAAAAGATAATAATCTGGGGCATATACCTAATTTGAAGGGTAAGAAAGTCGCAGTTATAGGAGCGGGTGTGGGTGGCATGTGTGCTGCGTATGAACTAAGTAAATGTGGTGTAAATGTGGAGGTTATAGAAGCGGGGAGCAGAATAGGAGGTCGCTGTTGGTCACAACGATTTACGAATGAAGATGGATCCTTATCAAATGTTTTTGCGGAGTTAGGAGCTATGAGAATTCCACTATCACAAAAAACTTTTTGGAAGTATGCCAATGAATTTAATTTAAAGGCGGGTTTGAGCTTTCCAGATCCGGGTAAAGTGAGAACCAAATTTTTTTATGATAATAAATCATATGATTGGGAACCTGGTTCACAAGCTCCAGGTCCATTTGCGAAAATCGCCAAAGATTTCGAAGAGTGGGTGAATTATTTAAAAAGTCTTTTATATAAGCCTTTTTCAAAATGGCAGCAATTGCCTAATGATAAAAATTTAAAAGAACTGACTCGTATTTGGCAGCACGAGTTTATTGATAAGTATAAAGATTGTAGTTTTTTTAAAGCAGTTTCTGATAAAATGCAGCATTGGACTAAAGAGGATTTTAAAGCATTTGGTGCATTGGGAGTAGGTTCAGGTGGTTTTGGCTCTTTGTATCCTGTAAATATGTTAGAATTAGCAAGGATCATTCTTATGCAATGGGAAGAGGAGCAGCAGATGTTCCCATCGGGAGTAGAATCGTTACCTAATTCATTTTACACCAATGCTGTAGAGATTAACGGCCAAAAACAAACTTCTTTAGAAGATCGTTCTGCGGTGAAATTTAATACACGAGTAAAAAATATACTTTATGATGAGGGCTCAAATAAGCCGATTATTGTTTTAGATAATGATGAACATTGTCTCTACGACGCAGTTATTGTAGCAACGACAACAAGGGCAATGTCTTATATGGGTTTAAGTATGCCGATGAAAAATACAAATTCTGCGATTATGTCCGATGATGTTAAAGCTGCGATAAGGAATTTGCATATTACCAGCTCATCAAAAATGTTTATTAGAACTCGTACAAAATTTTGGTTAAATAAAGATGGCTCATTAAAAAATAATTTTCCCTTGACTTTAATGACCGATGAATTGCCCCGAGCGGCTTACTTGATGGATTACCCTGAAACGGATGAAGGCGTTGTGGTGATTAGTTACACATGGGAAGATGACTCAAATAAATTACAAGCCTTACCCGTTGACAAGCGCTTTGAGATATGCCGAGAAATACTTTATGATGTTTGCCCTGAATGGGAAGGTTATTTAGAGCCTGTTAATAATGAGGTGTTAAGTATTGATTGGCAAAATGAGCAAGATTATTATGGAGCTTTTAAGCTGAATTATCCGGGGCAAGAGCCAGATATTCACGCCGCATACTTTCAGTTTATGTCTGTCTTGAATAAGAAGCTTGATAAAGGTGTATATATAGCAGGAGACAGTAATTCATGGTCAGGAGGTTGGATTGAAGGTGCCCTTCATACAGGGATTAATGCAGCAAGTGCGGTGGTTAAACGCCTAGGAGGTGAACTGCCTCCGTATAATTCTTTTATCCAAGATCCAGATATGTATTGCTATGATTTGAGTCGTAAAAGTACTCAGCTAGAAAAAAATAATGCGTTTATTTTAACGTAA